Part of the Calliopsis andreniformis isolate RMS-2024a chromosome 12, iyCalAndr_principal, whole genome shotgun sequence genome, actgACTCGAACCACATGATGTCGCTTTTTCAGCTTATTTCAAATGCGAGAAGGTTATtaaagaaaattcaaatttGATACAGTGATTTATTTAACCAGAAATATTCTGAATTACAGCAATGCTTTCATTAAAGAGTAccttttttaattatatattttgtcaaataatttttttcagTTACATTTCATCTAATTGTGATTTGAAAGAAGTGGGAAAGAAATAAAGCTAAAAAGAATCCATGGAAGTATCATTTCTGGGGTTATTATCGGTAAAGTTTATCTAAAAGGTCGACATTTGAGACCCCCTGCACATGACCTATACAcacatggaaatactgttctgcaGACTGCTGTTGCCCTCTCGCGGTGAGTTAAAAAAGCACAACTATCTTCCAATTcaaaagaatttaaaatattcttGCAGGTATATTACATTCaagtatacatgtatgtatatttaaaatttacaaAACTTTATACAGCTTATATATAACTATAGATATAAGAAATAATTTTGTACATTCAGAATTGTCTAGGACTCAGGAACACTTGTATATATCCGTAATCCATGCATATCTTTAATCTCTTCTTTAAGTGCCTATGGGAACATTTCACATTAAATATCTCTGCAATCGGAAGGTGACAAAATTTGTAGTTAACATTTCCTACCTCATTGATCAGTCGGTGCTGCTTAATGGTATTCAATCCCTTGAATTCGGGAGCAGTAACATTTATTTCAAACATTGCACCACAACCTCCTGAAAAAATAGAGACTGATCAGTAAATTCTTTTTCCCAACAGAAGTATTTTTCTTCCACAAAGGCTGTGGTTTCTTTACCTGACACGTCATTCACTTCAATGACCTTAGCATTAGGAAACTTGTCCCTCAGTATCGCTATCATCTTCCTTTCGGCCTCTTTACCAGCCAGTACTCCACTAGGCCCATTCCATACCCGTGACAAAAGCTGTAAAACTTTCATTTTATTCATCTTTCGCATTTTCGATGAGTTTCATTCATCGATTCGGTTTTAAAAGGTGTGTTAATGGGAAACGGAGAGGCGGTGGAAGTCTCATCGAACGTGAGAAATAACTTTTAATTCGACGTCGGCATGCATGTAGCAACGAGGAAAACTGTGTTACAAATTTTCACTGATTACCGCGTGTAAACATGCGTCTGTGCAAAAATGCTTTGTACCTACCGATATATTACGAAAATTTGACATAAACACACGACCGAACATAGTTGTCATAATAGTTCACGTTATCACAGGTCTCGCTTGTTTCGATCTTCAAGATTCACCGCGTGACAACGTATTCTAACTTAAAACAACCACGCGATAAAATACTGATACTCGGAGACTGAACCGAATCTAACCGCAACTAACTGATTTTTAACGAAGTCACTTCTAATGCTCACTGTTTGAACACTCAATTTCATATAAGAGAAAGATATTTAAAGCATAAAAAGACATGAAAGGCGACATTAACGGAAATTAAGCGtatataatttttaatgtaAATTTTTCTTAGGCGCTTCGAGAACCCGGAAGATTCTTTTATAGGTTAAGGTCTCCGAGTGGAATAAGACTGTAACGCTAATGACGGCGAGAattggaaataattataattttaggTAATTAAGAAAGTGCTGTcgcttttaaaattaaaaagtcgCTTATACTGTAATAGATAAAGTCTGACTTTCGTAAATATGAAATTTGTGAATACTCTTCTTGTTAGAGAAGGGTTCAATGCGAATTGAGGCgtagaattattttatttaaaaaattcgagCGATGATTTTACTGTAGCTTCGAGAATGATAGAACTTTTTTTGTTTActaataataggaataatatAGAAGGTAATAGTGAAATAGATAGTCATACTTTAGTAGACTATCTAGTGGAGTATCAATTCTAGGAACCGTTATTTTTTCTGTTCTATATTTATTTCAAGATGGTTCTAGAATCAATTCCTATGTCAATTTTACAGCAATTGGAGTCATCAGCTGTTATGGCTACAAATTACTatgatactatataagtacaaatatttatataatattcaaaaatataaatacttatATAATACTGGAAAAATATAGcctgtataaaaaaaaaaacgaaaaaatGTTAGTTTCGCACTTCAGCTCATATTTCGATAATTTCATCAATTTTCTACAGTTCTGTGAATTATACGTAACAAACTTAAGGGGATAGGAAATCTACCTATACACATCACACAAAAAGAGCTTAAATGCCTACAGGCTATGTTTGCATTTACCACCGCAAATGACAACGAAATATACAACTTTTATCGCATATCGTATCTCACGCGATCCCCATTACGAATCCGAATAAATCCCTCTATTCAGTTAACGCCTAAAAGGAACAACAATCTCGTACAAGTATTACGAAAATGATGTAACAATTTTACGATGTGCATTAAGAAAGCATAAAAAATTGATCCTAAAAACATCGCGAATCTCAACAGAAGGTTCGACCATTCGCCGTGGTGACGCAACGAATGCAACCTTCCTGCCAATTTCACAATTTCCAGCAGGTCGAACGCTCCCGAAACGACCATGTACACTACATGTTACGTTATCCTACGCGGATTAGCCTAATGAATGATTCGTTAGCTGCAGATAAGTGCGCGCGTAAATACACACGGGCCATCGTGACTGGGCAATCGGTAGCGGCGCGTATGCGCAAGCACGATAAACTTGGCAAAGGATGACGTAGTGAGTTAACACAGGCCCGAGTGTAACCTTGATCCGTGCATCGCAGCCTCTCCCTCCCTCTGCATCGAGTGGATGCCCCACAATCTTCATACACCCTTTAACCATCGGGATTCTCCAGAAAAAGAACGAATTCGTCCCATCAAAGTAGGTATAAAACCTACGGACAACTGAGCAATCATTTATTCGAAGCGATAGGACGTAAAGTATCGCAATAATCGGCATTTAAATAGACAGCACTCCCTCAATGGGGATACAGGGCAACGTGGAACGAGGAAGTGGCATAGGGTATTATCGATTCGCTAGAGCTCACGAGTTAACGGTTTGTTTACACGAGCGTGGGGGAATGTGCGCATGCGCGGCAGAACCAAAACAATAATAAGAGAGTAGAAGGTTCGTGGCTGGCGGACGAACGGTCGCTCGCTTTGCTCGTACAAACTCCTGCTCGCGCCGTGTTTCTGCTTCGTCTCTCCGACAAAGAAAGAAACCTCGGCCCTTCCCACGGCTCGTGCCCGTTTACTGCTCCACGAGAAATCGACTCAGCGTGCGTGTACTCTCCACGATTCCTCCATCGTCGTGCCACGCCGGAGCGAGACTTGCGTCAAAACCTGTATTGTTGTGCAACGACGTTTTGCACAGGGACACGTAGGCCGCCGACACAGGCACGCTCGAAAGCAGAGTGAAAACAGTGTGTTGTACACCGAGGTGAAGCACCGATCGCGAAAAGGACGCGATTTGGTCCTCGCGTACGCGCGTGTCGGTGAGAGTGCCCGTTTCATTCAGCCCCTGAAAAGCGGAGCAACGGTAAAAGTCTGACGATTTGTCAACAATCTTCGTGGAAAGGAGCGAGCGAAGGGAGGGGGCAGGATACATCACGCGTATTTACCCAGTGAATCACGCGTGCTGTTCCACACGATTACGAAGCCAGTCTATGTTTACACACGTACACGTCCCTAAATATGCTGGTAAACATTAGACTGTACAGCGCGCCGGTCGATCGGTTCTAGTTACCTGTCGCTTTGTGTACGAGCAACGTCGCGAGGGACGAGACCAGAGGCAGGATCAAAGGAAGAAAGGGACGTTGGCGTATTAATTGATTCGAATAGCGAAGATAAATACGGTTCGTGGCATCGACCTCTCGTTCAACATGCCGAGCGCCGAAGAGACCACGTACTTGATCGAGGTGATGCCGAACACGACCCAGGACTTCCTCTCCAGCGACGTGGACCTCCTCGTCTCGCAGATCAAGGAGAACCTACGACTATCTAGTCTGAAGGCCAAGTCGAGCGTCAGCCACAAAAATCGACCCTCGCCGTACAAAGTGCCGTCGAGGTCGTGGGCAGACCCAAACGGCTGCGAGGTCTGCGGCGTAAGGAGCACAGGGCCCCACGATCATCGCCATCACGTGATCCACCATCACAAGAGGCCCAGCTCGAGGGAGGACGACCCCTACGAGCTGTTCAAGGAACTCCTCAGAGAGGGTGGTTTAATCAAAGAAGCTGTGAAGAGGCTGCAGACGAACCTCGACGAGCTGAGGAGCTCCGAGGCCGAGGAGGAGGGCGAGCAGTTGGACTACAAAACTGTTTACATACGAAAGAGATATATGTACGACTCAGAGGACGAACAGTTGCCGCCGTATGAGCCGCTCGAGCTGTGAGACCGCGTCGCTGTGATTCTTTCTCGTTTAATGTGATAAAAATCGTATCAGGGTCGAAATTCTCGGCGCTCTTCCCTTCGGCCGCCTCGCGACGCCGTGCGAAAATTCGGCTCGTGTCGGAGGATGGCACGATTGGAGCATAATCGGCCGGAGAACTCGCCTTACATGACCGTGTTTCTAAATATGGTATGTTGTGATGCGCGCGCATCGTGTGTGCCCTGTGTTGCTCTCGTAGCGGCCTCCTCGAGCAGGTTCGCGCGCCCTCGGCCGCGGTCGTCGGCTTACGTGGAGGACCGACGATGGCCGCTTCGATCCGAGCGTGTTGGACTCGGTTTATGTAATCGGCACGTTTCATCTTTTTCCTCGATTCCACGAGCCCCGTGTCTCGTCCATTAGGAGTTCCTGAGTGCTGCTCGCGTTCGAATGTACAATCACACGATTCACCGTTTCCCATTATTTCGTGATGTTCGATTTTCTCTTCAGTTCTCTCGAGCAATGATGATAAATCTCTGGAGTAATGTCTAGGTGAATTCATATCGGTTACCGTTGTAATCTACTTTACGTTGTTATCATTTTTGTAATTCCGAAGATTACGAAGGCAAGCACGCGTACGAATGAGAAGTATCCTATAGGGTATTAGTTGAACATTTCGCTCGCTATCGGGCTTTTCAAGTTACTATTAGAGGTATACAGTATTTCTTCGTTATAAGCTCGTCGCTGTCCAGCTCAGTTCTAGGAGTTTTCTCAGTTTCTTTAGTTCTTTTTTTTACTTTGAATCTTTCGATTACTAGGCGCGTTTAGGCGAACTTTGCAGACTGTGCGGACTGCCTTCAGGTGTATTTAAACTAAATGAACGAGATTTGTATTCGTTTAGTGGAAACAGTCATGATTCAGAGACGTTCAACTTTCGCTGAACAAAGCTCTGGCGATAAATGATGTTTATTTACGCTTGAATTTTGTCAAAAAAGGAAAATTAacaagcattttttcgctcagttTAAATGCACCTTTGGATGTCTCTGTAAATATGAGTAATAGGTTATGTCAATTTCTCGTGAATCGCGTGAAGAGTTGATAAAAAGAGAAATGCGTTGTCTTGTTATTCTCTGTAAGCTCGTTCCTCATACTGAATCGCGAGATTATAGCGATCAAATACTGTAAAAGAACCGTCTGAGGATCGATCAACGAACCGAAACGCATTTGCGCGCGATTTGAAGGACAGCGATCTCATTTTTATTTTGCAAACAGCGATATTCGTTGGTTTAGAACTCGTATCCTCGATTTTTCGTCTGGCGACTCGTGAAGTATAAAGTTGCGTCTTCACTGAAGCAACAACAAGGAACCTTTTGTTGTTTGCTGTGAAACAATATAACCGGAGAAACATTTCGGTCTTGTGCTTTCAAGGCTACACATGTTCCTTGCAACAAATTAGCGAAATTAGCCACAAGTGTAGCATTAAGTTGCGAATGACTGAAAATGCTTCTTACAGCTGCAGCATTTATTCTTATCAGtggtaaaaaaaaaaaggagagagAAAAGCGTGGGTTAGATCAAGTCTTCATTTTTCTCGCGACTCGTATTCTGTTAATTTAATCATTTGGTCATTGTCCCACTTCGCTATTGTGGGCATTTTAAATAATGCATTAACTCTTAACAGCAATGCACTTTCAATTTTatgaaattgaaaacaaaatgtTAGTACTAAAGGAATATTTATTCTCCTTGCGACATGTTGACACATTTTCTGTTTCTCTTTATATTTACCACTTCGAATGGAAACTAGCAATAAGCAGCGACTTTTGTTTTGTATGGAGAAACATTCGTCAACAATCAACAATTTTAGAAAATGTGGAATATAAAGGAAAAGTTTCTCGTTGTTGCTCAAGTGAGGACATagtttaatattgaaaatttcgtTGAAGGAACGGAAATTCGGCGCGACGTGTGCGCAGAATCGTTATTCGCTCCACGTCTATTTAATACATATAGTTATTTATCACTATCGATCGTTAGCGACATAATAAACACTGCGCGGCGCCTTGTAAATTTCTTGTATATACAATTGTGCGTGTATACACGCATATTCCGCTCCCATTGAGCGTGATTCATTTATGGAATTGGTAGTGTTGTGATAATTAATTTGTTTTGCGTGTGGTACGACGTCCGCTGAAAACGTGAGTCGAGTCACGCATGTGTTGCGTTTACAACGCGTTATCGGGTTATCGGTTGATACGTCATACGTTTCCTGTGACACCGCGATAGATTCAAGGGGTACACCATCTTGGAGGTCTAAAAAAATAGgtcaatttgaaattttgtcCTATAGTAGGTCTATCGTTTATAGCTTTCTCTGTATaataattttccaatttttcaaaCCGACAAAGTGGTGTATCCCCTTGACCCATTAAAACCCAAAGTTGAGTAAATAACAAAAACATTTGATGATACTAAATAATACTATATAAACAGCTTCTGAATGAAAAAGATTCACAAGAAGAAGTCTATGACTCATAAAAAACTGGTGTACTCTAATTTTATAAACACTtcaatttttgtaatttttaaaaCATAGAATCCTTTCTACATCAGAAAGGAAAAATAGTAACGATAAAAATTTAATCTTCTTTCATAATAATCACATTAAAAAAACAGAATTCGATAATTTATATTGacttaaaagaaaaagaaaataatgcAATGTTGCGTTTACGCAACTCTAGGCCTTAGTGGGTTAAATCGCGGTTCCAGAGAATGCATCGATCGTATGCATCTTGAATGGAAGAATCAAATGCATTTCTTTTTTGGATGCTGTGCGATCGCGCCTGCGCAGAGGTTTCAATTGTATGTAGAGCTGACAAGAGTGTAAGAGGGAGAGAGATTTGTCTTTAAATTGACCGTTATATAGTATAAATCGAGGAAGCTATACCTCGTTGTGATGACCGGATTCGCTATCCGGTGAGATCTtaattataaataaagaagttaaaaattttattcaatCCTCTCGTTTTTCCTTGGCGTTAAAAAACTGTTCAACACTTTTTACATCGCTTTATTTTTAACGCGATACAAGTCCAATATCCTTTGAATCGAGATATTTTTAATGTTTCTGATTTATCTTTGCAAACATTATGGGTCATTAATGAGCTTTTTTTTAGAGACTATTCTACATATGCAGTTTTCTTCATGTAATTATTTTTGCAAGTGTTTTCTAAAAATAGGACACTGTTTTCATTAACAGCTGGACTGATAAATTATAATTCTGCTATCAGTATTTTTCTGTTCTTTTCTTTGGAACTACTTTTTTTGGAGTTCAgtttattcagtcttcaatgacCTAAGACAATTTTTATGAAAAACTTATTTACAGATAAAAGATGCAAATGactgataaaaaaatataatttcaataaaaagaAGGTAATTATAACACAAGTAAAAAAGTTGTGAGTAAATTGAATTTTCATGAAAAGCAGCATTAacgattaaaattaaaatctagGTTAAACTAACAGATAAACACCGTAGTATCAATTCATATTAACGTTACATAACAATGGAATAAGTACTTAGGAACAAAAATTGTTATTGGTACTTAACGCAACAAACAAGTCATAATGACACTTTCATTGATTGTATCGTATAATCAAAGTTGAGAAACCCATATCGGTTCGTATCAACTAGATAAAATAAAAGGAAACAGTCGCGATAGACGTTTCTCGGTGTTTCAAAACGATGAACGTGACTTGATTAAAATGCCCACGTCATCGCTTAGGACTAAATAGGAATGGGGAAGGAGAATATACATAAACAATGTGTGGTGTTATGAATAGCCCATAGTTAAAATAGTCTCCTATTATATTTGATTATAGACACACGTTCTGTCTaca contains:
- the LOC143185557 gene encoding bolA-like protein 3; protein product: MTTMFGRVFMSNFRNISLLSRVWNGPSGVLAGKEAERKMIAILRDKFPNAKVIEVNDVSGGCGAMFEINVTAPEFKGLNTIKQHRLINEALKEEIKDMHGLRIYTSVPES
- the LOC143185556 gene encoding uncharacterized protein LOC143185556 translates to MPSAEETTYLIEVMPNTTQDFLSSDVDLLVSQIKENLRLSSLKAKSSVSHKNRPSPYKVPSRSWADPNGCEVCGVRSTGPHDHRHHVIHHHKRPSSREDDPYELFKELLREGGLIKEAVKRLQTNLDELRSSEAEEEGEQLDYKTVYIRKRYMYDSEDEQLPPYEPLEL